A stretch of DNA from Egicoccus sp. AB-alg2:
GCCTCGCTGTCGGCCTCGTCGCCGTCACCGCCGGCGGCCGGGAGCTCCTCGTCCTCGGCCGGGGCGGTCGGGTCGGCGCCCTCCTCGGGCATCTCGCCGATGTCGGCACCGGCCTCCTGCGCCTCCTCCTCGGTGGCGTAGACGGTGACCGTGGCTTCCATACCCGCCGCCCGGTGGCCGGGGACGTTGCAGATCACCGTCCACTCGCCCGGGAACAGCTTGACGACCCCCTCGCCGGTCTGGCCGCCGTCGGCCTCGGGGATCTCCGAGCCGTCGGCCGCGCCCAGGAACTCCGCGTTGTGGTAGGCGTCGCTGACGTTCTGCACCGTGACCGTGACGTCGCCGGTGACGGCCGTGCCCTCGATGTTGTCGAAGAAGAAGTTGCCCATGTCCATGGAGATCTGGCCGCCCGGCCCGACCGGCTGGATCGGGTCGAAGCAGTCGGAACCCTCGGGGCACTCCACCGACTCCGCGGCGATGGCACCGTCGGGCACCGGCGAGCAGCCGGCGACCGCCAGCCCTGCGGCGGTGACCAGTCCCAGCGTGACGCGACGCACGAAGGCTCCTTCAAGCACGTACGAGGAGAACCCGGCCCCGACCCGGGCGCGAGTGGCGGCAGCGTACCCGTGCGCGCGGTCCGGCAGCGAACCGGCGCGCACCCCGACGGACCGCCCTACTCGACGGTGAGCGTGCCCCGCATCGAGGACTCGTGTCCCGGGATCGTGCACACGAAGGGGTGGTCGCCCGGTTCCAGTTCGAGGCTGCCCTGGGCGCTCTCGCCGGGGCCGCACTCGGCGACGAGCGTGCGCTCGTCACCCACCACGAGGTTGTGGTTGACGCGTTCCTCGCACTGCAGTTCGAACACGATCTCGCCGGCCGGGGCGGACAGGGCCGGCGGATCCCACTGCAGCGTGTCCGTGCCCACGACCCGGAGCACGCCGTCGTCATCGGGCGTTCCCACGGCCGAGGGGTCGACCGGTGTGTCGTCGGCCGCGCCGGGGGACCCGCCGCAGCCCGCCAGCAGCGTGGCGGCGGCGAGGACGGCGAGGCTCGTGCTGCGCAGGCGGAACACCGGGGTCCTTTCGACGACGTCCGGTCGACCGGCGCCAGACCGAGCCGTGTGAGCGCACGACGGGATGGTCGGACGGCGGGTGGGAACACCAGTGTCCCCCGGTCCCGCCGGACGCGCGAATCGGGGCGGCGTGGCCACCGGCGGACGCGCGAGTGAGTCGGCGCCCGCGGGTCACTAGCATTCGCCGCCAGTCCTCCTGTCTCCAACGTCGAGGTCGAGAGTCGTGTTCGACGCCGTGCTGGTCGCCAATCGCGGCGAGATCGCGATCCGA
This window harbors:
- a CDS encoding plastocyanin/azurin family copper-binding protein — protein: MFRLRSTSLAVLAAATLLAGCGGSPGAADDTPVDPSAVGTPDDDGVLRVVGTDTLQWDPPALSAPAGEIVFELQCEERVNHNLVVGDERTLVAECGPGESAQGSLELEPGDHPFVCTIPGHESSMRGTLTVE